The Betta splendens chromosome 4, fBetSpl5.4, whole genome shotgun sequence genome contains a region encoding:
- the cdh10a gene encoding cadherin-10a isoform X2, producing the protein MITNQVLLLLMLSILWPTVALPFTPGNIGNLFGMTESDGRILQRSKRGWMWNQFFLLEEYAGNDHQYVGKLHSNMDKGDGNVKYVLTGDGAGTLFLIDEKSGDIHATKRLDREEKAMYTLHAKVLDRNTNTELEPDTEFNIKIHDINDNAPKFAREIYFASVPEMSEVGTSVATVTASDADDQTYGNSAKLVYSILQGQPYFSVDSENGTIKTALPGMDREVKENYQVVIQAKDMAGQMGGLSGTTTVSITLSDVNDSPPRFANHSFRVTAVEATEIGGAIGHIKADDPDIGRNAEMEYSIVGGHDTFKIITDQTTQEGVIIIKKALDYENKRDYEFKVEVKNTYLDARFIHGLQFKDYATVRVTVEDVDEPPVFSRNPYVIEVHEDTAAGSFVGVVSARDPDADSKPVKYSIDRHTDLDRLFNIDAVNGTITTLKALDREMSKWHNISVVATEINNPRQTTRVPVFIKVLDVNDNAPEFAMSYDTFVCENVKAGQLIQTISAVDTDEPQVGHKFVFSINPSNPNFTIVDREDNTANIVTRRGGFSRREMSMYFLPVVISDNDFPIQSSTSTLIVRVCACDSRGNMQSCNPEVLPFSDGLTTGALVAILLCVIILLMIVVLFAALRRQRKKEPLIISKEDVRDNVVSYNDEGGGEEDTQAFDIGTLRNPEVMDANKLRRDIIPEMLFPFRRTSPIKDNTDVRDFITGRLQENDSDPTAPPYDSLATYAYEGSGSLAESLSSLESAATEGDQDYDYLSNWGPQFKKLAEMYIGKGADRET; encoded by the exons ATGATAACCAATCAGGTTCTGCTCCTGCTGATGCTCTCCATCCTGTGGCCCACTGTGGCCCTGCCGTTCACACCTGGGAATATTGGGAATCTGTTTGGGATGACGGAGAGTGACGGGAGGATTCTACAGCGCTCCAAGCGAGGATGGATGTGGAATCAATTCTTTCTGCTCGAGGAGTACGCAGGAAACGACCATCAATACGTTGGCAAG CTGCACTCAAACATGGACAAAGGCGACGGGAACGTGAAGTACGTCCTGACCGGAGACGGCGCCGGCACCTTGTTCTTGATTGATGAGAAGTCCGGGGACATCCACGCCACCAAGAGGCTGGACAGGGAGGAGAAGGCCATGTACACGCTGCACGCCAAGGTTCTGGACAGGAACACCAACACCGAGCTGGAGCCCGACACGGAATTCAACATCAAAATCCACGACATCAACGACAATGCACCCAAGTTTGCCAGGGAAATCTACTTCGCCAGCGTCCCTGAAATGTCTGAAGTCG GTACGTCTGTCGCCACAGTAACTGCCAGTGATGCCGACGATCAAACGTACGGGAACAGCGCCAAGCTTGTGTACAGCATCCTACAGGGACAGCCGTATTTCTCTGTGGACTCGGAGAACG GCACCATCAAGACGGCGCTGCCCGGCATGGACCGAGAGGTGAAGGAGAACTACCAGGTGGTGATCCAGGCCAAAGACATGGCCGGACAGATGGGCGGCCTGTCCGGAACCACCACGGTCAGCATCACCCTGTCCGACGTCAACGACAGCCCGCCGCGCTTTGCTAACC ATTCCTTCAGAGTGACGGCAGTGGAGGCCACGGAGATCGGAGGCGCCATAGGTCACATCAAGGCCGACGATCCAGACATCGGCCGCAATGCCGAGATGGAGTACAGCATCGTTGGCGGCCATGACACGTTCAAAATCATCACCGACCAGACCACGCAGGAGGGAGTGATCATCATCAAGAAG GCACTGGATTATGAGAATAAGAGGGACTACGAGTTTAAAGTGGAGGTGAAAAACACCTACTTGGACGCCCGGTTCATCCACGGTTTACAGTTCAAAGACTACGCCACCGTCAGGGTGACGGTGGAGGACGTGGACGAGCCGCCTGTCTTCTCCAGGAACCCGTACGTCATCGAGGTGCACGAGGACACGGCCGCCGGCAGCTTCGTGGGCGTGGTGTCGGCCCGCGACCCGGACGCCGACAGCAAGCCGGTCAA ATACTCCATTGATCGGCACACGGATCTCGATAGGCTGTTTAACATTGACGCCGTAAACGGCACCATCACGACGCTCAAAGCGCTGGATCGAGAGATGTCCAAATGGCACAACATCTCCGTGGTGGCGACTGAAATCA ATAACCCCCGTCAGACGACGCGCGTGCCCGTCTTCATCAAGGTGctggacgtcaacgacaacgccCCCGAGTTTGCCATGTCCTACGACACCTTCGTGTGCGAGAACGTCAAGGCCGGACAG CTGATTCAGACCATCAGCGCCGTGGACACGGACGAGCCGCAGGTCGGACACAAGTTCGTCTTCAGTATAAACCCCAGCAACCCAAACTTCACCATCGTTGACCGCGAAG ACAACACAGCCAACATCGTGACACGGAGGGGGGGCTTCAGCCGGCGCGAGATGAGCATGTACTTCCTGCCCGTGGTCATCTCGGACAATGACTTCCCCATCCAGAGCAGCACTAGCACGCTGATCGTGCGCGTGTGCGCCTGCGACAGCCGTGGCAACATGCAGTCGTGCAACCCGGAGGTGCTGCCCTTCTCAGACGGCCTCACCACCGGCGCCCTGGTGGCCATCCTGCTGTgtgtcatcatcctcctca TGATCGTGGTGCTGTTCGCTGCGCTGAGGAGGCAGCGGAAGAAGGAGCCTCTGATCATCTCCAAGGAGGACGTGAGGGACAACGTCGTCAGCTACAACGACGAGGGCGGCGGAGAGGAGGACACGCAGGCCTTTGATATCGGCACGTTACGCAACCCAGAGGTGATGGATGCTAACAAGCTGCGCAGGGACATCATACCCGAAATGCTGTTTCCCTTTCGGAGGACGTCACCTATAAAGGATAACACGGACGTGAGAGACTTCATCACCGGGAGGCTTCAGGAGAACGACTCGGACCCCACGGCGCCTCCGTACGACTCCCTGGCCACCTACGCCTACGAGGGCAGCGGGTCCCTGGCAGAGTCCCTCAGTTCACTGGAGTCCGCCGCCACAGAGGGGGACCAGGACTACGATTACCTCAGCAACTGGGGACCCCAGTTCAAGAAGCTGGCAGAGATGTACATAGGGAAGGGCGCCGACAGGGAGACCTAG
- the cdh10a gene encoding cadherin-10a isoform X1, with translation MITNQVLLLLMLSILWPTVALPFTPGNIGNLFGMTESDGRILQRSKRGWMWNQFFLLEEYAGNDHQYVGKLHSNMDKGDGNVKYVLTGDGAGTLFLIDEKSGDIHATKRLDREEKAMYTLHAKVLDRNTNTELEPDTEFNIKIHDINDNAPKFAREIYFASVPEMSEVGTSVATVTASDADDQTYGNSAKLVYSILQGQPYFSVDSENGTIKTALPGMDREVKENYQVVIQAKDMAGQMGGLSGTTTVSITLSDVNDSPPRFANHSFRVTAVEATEIGGAIGHIKADDPDIGRNAEMEYSIVGGHDTFKIITDQTTQEGVIIIKKALDYENKRDYEFKVEVKNTYLDARFIHGLQFKDYATVRVTVEDVDEPPVFSRNPYVIEVHEDTAAGSFVGVVSARDPDADSKPVKYSIDRHTDLDRLFNIDAVNGTITTLKALDREMSKWHNISVVATEINNPRQTTRVPVFIKVLDVNDNAPEFAMSYDTFVCENVKAGQLIQTISAVDTDEPQVGHKFVFSINPSNPNFTIVDREGTLAPDQLIGSSLRNVPVCDDANDVPADNTANIVTRRGGFSRREMSMYFLPVVISDNDFPIQSSTSTLIVRVCACDSRGNMQSCNPEVLPFSDGLTTGALVAILLCVIILLMIVVLFAALRRQRKKEPLIISKEDVRDNVVSYNDEGGGEEDTQAFDIGTLRNPEVMDANKLRRDIIPEMLFPFRRTSPIKDNTDVRDFITGRLQENDSDPTAPPYDSLATYAYEGSGSLAESLSSLESAATEGDQDYDYLSNWGPQFKKLAEMYIGKGADRET, from the exons ATGATAACCAATCAGGTTCTGCTCCTGCTGATGCTCTCCATCCTGTGGCCCACTGTGGCCCTGCCGTTCACACCTGGGAATATTGGGAATCTGTTTGGGATGACGGAGAGTGACGGGAGGATTCTACAGCGCTCCAAGCGAGGATGGATGTGGAATCAATTCTTTCTGCTCGAGGAGTACGCAGGAAACGACCATCAATACGTTGGCAAG CTGCACTCAAACATGGACAAAGGCGACGGGAACGTGAAGTACGTCCTGACCGGAGACGGCGCCGGCACCTTGTTCTTGATTGATGAGAAGTCCGGGGACATCCACGCCACCAAGAGGCTGGACAGGGAGGAGAAGGCCATGTACACGCTGCACGCCAAGGTTCTGGACAGGAACACCAACACCGAGCTGGAGCCCGACACGGAATTCAACATCAAAATCCACGACATCAACGACAATGCACCCAAGTTTGCCAGGGAAATCTACTTCGCCAGCGTCCCTGAAATGTCTGAAGTCG GTACGTCTGTCGCCACAGTAACTGCCAGTGATGCCGACGATCAAACGTACGGGAACAGCGCCAAGCTTGTGTACAGCATCCTACAGGGACAGCCGTATTTCTCTGTGGACTCGGAGAACG GCACCATCAAGACGGCGCTGCCCGGCATGGACCGAGAGGTGAAGGAGAACTACCAGGTGGTGATCCAGGCCAAAGACATGGCCGGACAGATGGGCGGCCTGTCCGGAACCACCACGGTCAGCATCACCCTGTCCGACGTCAACGACAGCCCGCCGCGCTTTGCTAACC ATTCCTTCAGAGTGACGGCAGTGGAGGCCACGGAGATCGGAGGCGCCATAGGTCACATCAAGGCCGACGATCCAGACATCGGCCGCAATGCCGAGATGGAGTACAGCATCGTTGGCGGCCATGACACGTTCAAAATCATCACCGACCAGACCACGCAGGAGGGAGTGATCATCATCAAGAAG GCACTGGATTATGAGAATAAGAGGGACTACGAGTTTAAAGTGGAGGTGAAAAACACCTACTTGGACGCCCGGTTCATCCACGGTTTACAGTTCAAAGACTACGCCACCGTCAGGGTGACGGTGGAGGACGTGGACGAGCCGCCTGTCTTCTCCAGGAACCCGTACGTCATCGAGGTGCACGAGGACACGGCCGCCGGCAGCTTCGTGGGCGTGGTGTCGGCCCGCGACCCGGACGCCGACAGCAAGCCGGTCAA ATACTCCATTGATCGGCACACGGATCTCGATAGGCTGTTTAACATTGACGCCGTAAACGGCACCATCACGACGCTCAAAGCGCTGGATCGAGAGATGTCCAAATGGCACAACATCTCCGTGGTGGCGACTGAAATCA ATAACCCCCGTCAGACGACGCGCGTGCCCGTCTTCATCAAGGTGctggacgtcaacgacaacgccCCCGAGTTTGCCATGTCCTACGACACCTTCGTGTGCGAGAACGTCAAGGCCGGACAG CTGATTCAGACCATCAGCGCCGTGGACACGGACGAGCCGCAGGTCGGACACAAGTTCGTCTTCAGTATAAACCCCAGCAACCCAAACTTCACCATCGTTGACCGCGAAGGTACTTTAGCACCAGATCAGCTGATTGGTTCATCCCTCAGGAACGTTCCAGTTTGTGACGATGCTAACGATGTTCCTGCAGACAACACAGCCAACATCGTGACACGGAGGGGGGGCTTCAGCCGGCGCGAGATGAGCATGTACTTCCTGCCCGTGGTCATCTCGGACAATGACTTCCCCATCCAGAGCAGCACTAGCACGCTGATCGTGCGCGTGTGCGCCTGCGACAGCCGTGGCAACATGCAGTCGTGCAACCCGGAGGTGCTGCCCTTCTCAGACGGCCTCACCACCGGCGCCCTGGTGGCCATCCTGCTGTgtgtcatcatcctcctca TGATCGTGGTGCTGTTCGCTGCGCTGAGGAGGCAGCGGAAGAAGGAGCCTCTGATCATCTCCAAGGAGGACGTGAGGGACAACGTCGTCAGCTACAACGACGAGGGCGGCGGAGAGGAGGACACGCAGGCCTTTGATATCGGCACGTTACGCAACCCAGAGGTGATGGATGCTAACAAGCTGCGCAGGGACATCATACCCGAAATGCTGTTTCCCTTTCGGAGGACGTCACCTATAAAGGATAACACGGACGTGAGAGACTTCATCACCGGGAGGCTTCAGGAGAACGACTCGGACCCCACGGCGCCTCCGTACGACTCCCTGGCCACCTACGCCTACGAGGGCAGCGGGTCCCTGGCAGAGTCCCTCAGTTCACTGGAGTCCGCCGCCACAGAGGGGGACCAGGACTACGATTACCTCAGCAACTGGGGACCCCAGTTCAAGAAGCTGGCAGAGATGTACATAGGGAAGGGCGCCGACAGGGAGACCTAG